A window from Anser cygnoides isolate HZ-2024a breed goose chromosome 1, Taihu_goose_T2T_genome, whole genome shotgun sequence encodes these proteins:
- the LOC106034136 gene encoding stromelysin-1-like yields the protein MKMKILAFLGLLHIACSYAFPVAPEKEKEDMQFAQKYLENFYDFKEEKHSLFKSKNLDHMGDKIREMQSFFGLEVTGELNRKTLDMMKQPRCGIPDVQSYSTFPRNPRWKKEHITYRILNYTPDMLQADVDEAIAKAFDLWSSVTPLRFTRIYSGDADIMISFAAGYHGDFYSFDGPGGTLAHAYPPSNGIGGDAHFDEDENWTKFTTYNGYNLFLVAAHELGHSLGLGHSNVFGALMYPIYMAKDTRNFRLPQDDIDGIQALYGPPRESPAIPTEVLPPQEPTEMTPTEVPTEMSPRKEPTEMTPSKRPADCDPHLTFDAITTLRGEILFFKDSYVWRKSPYFSEIEHDTISTFWPSLAAGFDAAYEIDKKDRVTFFKDNQYWAVSGYNIEAGFPKPIQNLGFPRSVRKIDAAVHDQNTKKTYFFVGNKYWSFDENTQSMEKGYPRKIAADFQGIGHTVDAALQKNGHFYFFHGSNQYELDIKTKKLVRVMKSNSWFDCEKY from the exons atgaaaatgaagatcCTTGCTTTCCTTGGGTTACTGCATATTGCATGCTCTTATGCTTTCCCCGTGgctccagaaaaggaaaaagaagatatGCAATTTGCTCAG aaatatctggaaaacttttatgattttaaagaagagaaacactCTCTCTTTAAATCAAAGAACCTCGATCACATGGGTGACAAAATCCGAGAAATGCAGTCATTCTTTGGGCTGGAGGTGACAGGGGAGCTGAATCGTAAGACACTGGACATGATGAAGCAGCCCAGATGTGGGATACCAGACGTCCAATCATACAGCACCTTCCCACGGAACCCTAGGTGGAAGAAAGAACATATAACATATCG GATTTTGAACTACACTCCAGACATGCTGCAAGCTGATGTGGACGAAGCAATTGCAAAAGCCTTCGATCTCTGGAGCAGTGTCACCCCTTTGAGATTCACCAGGATCTACAGTGGTGATGCAGATATAATGATCTCCTTTGCTGCTGGAT atcatgGTGACTTCTATTCCTTTGATGGTCCAGGAGGAACTCTGGCTCATGCCTACCCCCCCAGCAATGGGATAGGAGGAGATGCTCATTTTGATGAAGATGAAAACTGGACCAAATTTACCACCTATAATG GATACAACTTATTTCTTGTTGCTGCTCACGAATTGGGCCACTCACTGGGTCTTGGCCATTCCAATGTCTTCGGTGCCTTGATGTATCCTATATATATGGCCAAGGATACAAGAAACTTCAGACTTCCTCAGGATGATATTGATGGCATTCAGGCCCTTTATG GACCCCCCAGGGAGTCTCCTGCAATTCCAACAGAAGTGCTTCCCCCACAAGAACCAACTGAAATGACACCTACAGAAGTACCAACAGAAATGTCACCCCGGAAAGAACCAACAGAAATGACACCCTCAAAAAGACCAGCGGACTGTGACCCTCATTTAACTTTTGATGCTATCACTACTCTTCGTGGGGAAATACTGTTCTTCAAAGACAG CTACGTCTGGCGTAAAAGTCCCTACTTCTCAGAGATAGAGCACGACACCATCTCCACATTCTGGCCATCACTGGCAGCTGGCTTTGATGCTGCTTATGAGATTGACAAGAAGGATCGAGtgactttttttaaag ACAACCAGTACTGGGCTGTCAGTGGCTACAATATAGAGGCAGGATTCCCCAAGCCTATTCAGAACCTAGGTTTTCCCAGAAGTGTCAGGAAAATAGATGCAGCTGTTCATGACCAAAATACCAAGAAGACCTACTTCTTTGTAGGCAACAAGTACTGGAG TTTTGATGAAAATACCCAGTCAATGGAAAAGGGATATCCAAGAAAAATAGCAGCTGACTTCCAAGGAATTGGCCACACTGTTGATGCTGCCCTTCAGAAAAATg GACATTTCTACTTTTTCCATGGATCAAACCAGTATGAGCTTGACATCAAGACCAAGAAACTTGTCCGTGTAATGAAGAGCAACAGCTGGTTTGATTGCGAGAAGTATTAA